The following proteins come from a genomic window of Nitrospira sp.:
- a CDS encoding Response regulator of zinc sigma-54-dependent two-component system: MATILVIDDETNYLWTIEELLRGEGFDVVTCEKGAEALTLLEQSTIDVLLTDLRMTEMDGMTILKRARELSPATSTLLMTAYGTIERAVEAMKCGAYDFIVKPFENAHLIRTIHRAVERSVLVRENIRLSGSLAREFHPDRLIGRSAGMLGVWNKIHRVADSKSTVLICGESGAGKELVARAIHFNGSRRGCPFLAVNCSALTDSLAESELFGHEKGAFTGALLRHSGFFEQANGGTLFLDEIADLPVPLQAKLLRVLDSQEIRRVGSEKTFHVDVRIVAATHRDLRLEVKEGRFREDLFFRLHVVQIDIPPLRERMDDIPLLAEAYLQQLMREGRVRGKRFSQATIDLLKRYRWPGNVRELQNAIAHAALMAEDDDIQPDDFPFELSATGEWERAFDRILPEDAPLDSTLKTVERLMVTRAMARSGGIQARAAEVLQISRSLLQYKLKMLSIPKTIPQ; encoded by the coding sequence ATGGCTACTATTCTGGTCATAGATGACGAAACAAACTACCTCTGGACGATCGAGGAACTACTCCGAGGAGAAGGGTTCGACGTCGTGACCTGCGAAAAAGGAGCCGAGGCTCTCACCCTGCTCGAGCAATCGACGATCGACGTGCTTCTGACCGACCTTCGTATGACTGAAATGGATGGGATGACCATACTGAAGAGGGCACGAGAACTTTCACCTGCCACCTCCACCCTTTTGATGACAGCTTATGGAACCATTGAGCGGGCAGTCGAGGCCATGAAGTGCGGTGCCTATGACTTTATTGTGAAACCATTCGAGAACGCCCATCTCATCCGGACCATCCATCGAGCGGTCGAGCGAAGCGTGCTGGTACGAGAAAATATCCGTTTATCCGGTTCGTTGGCTCGGGAGTTTCATCCTGACCGGCTGATCGGACGAAGTGCCGGGATGTTAGGAGTCTGGAACAAGATCCATCGGGTCGCCGATTCGAAGAGTACGGTGTTGATTTGCGGTGAGAGCGGTGCGGGGAAGGAGTTGGTCGCGCGCGCGATTCATTTCAACGGCTCACGCAGGGGCTGTCCATTTCTTGCCGTGAATTGTAGTGCATTGACTGACTCATTGGCTGAGAGTGAATTGTTCGGGCATGAGAAGGGAGCTTTTACAGGGGCTCTGTTGCGTCATTCGGGATTCTTTGAGCAGGCGAACGGCGGAACGCTTTTTCTGGATGAAATCGCCGATCTTCCCGTACCGCTTCAAGCAAAGCTCTTGCGGGTCCTTGATAGTCAGGAAATCCGCCGGGTCGGGAGCGAGAAGACGTTCCATGTCGATGTCAGAATTGTGGCCGCAACTCACCGCGATTTGAGGTTGGAAGTGAAGGAGGGGCGGTTCCGTGAGGATCTCTTCTTCCGACTCCATGTCGTGCAGATCGATATCCCACCCCTTCGCGAGCGGATGGACGATATCCCACTGCTGGCGGAAGCCTATCTTCAGCAGCTGATGCGAGAAGGAAGGGTTCGTGGCAAGCGATTTTCGCAAGCGACCATTGATTTGCTGAAGCGATACAGATGGCCGGGAAATGTGCGTGAGCTGCAGAACGCGATCGCGCACGCCGCTTTGATGGCAGAGGACGATGACATTCAACCGGATGACTTCCCTTTTGAACTTTCAGCGACTGGAGAATGGGAACGGGCGTTCGATCGCATCTTGCCCGAGGACGCTCCGCTGGACTCAACATTGAAAACTGTTGAACGGCTCATGGTCACCCGTGCGATGGCTCGTTCTGGCGGTATTCAAGCAAGGGCTGCCGAAGTATTACAGATCAGCCGGAGTCTGCTGCAATATAAGTTAAAGATGCTCTCCATTCCTAAAACGATCCCCCAATAA
- a CDS encoding Glycosyl transferase, family 2, with translation MSELTVFQWVCLIPVITGSLYSIVCLACVLIAKEKSDLSQKTPTSGWPPVTILKPVHGLEKNLEQNLRSACRQDYPRYQVVFSVQHEHDPAIPLLRKLQTEFGPELVTVAIENYQAGSNGKINNLIGGLAHARHDVLVISDSDVRLRPDYLKTIVAPLENQDVGFVCTLYRAVMANTWFEKMELLTINAELTPNIMFALVTGSATFCLGASTAVRKSTLDEIGGLSSLADYLVEDYEMGRRIWSQGKRMVCLPYFVDTTVDLKTATAWWNHLVYWDQNNRAARPGALFSTIIIRPVPCAVLFALSTLGSWLGPMVMAGAIIIRFTVAGIIMRWGLDDREGARALWLVPLRDLAALGSWMLAFTKRTTVWRDTEFLLTKDGRLVLQKGAECDASLSQATTSASLFR, from the coding sequence GTGAGCGAGCTCACGGTGTTTCAATGGGTCTGTTTGATCCCGGTCATTACGGGGTCGCTTTATAGTATCGTCTGCCTGGCCTGTGTCCTTATCGCAAAAGAGAAGTCTGACCTCTCTCAAAAAACTCCGACCAGCGGTTGGCCGCCTGTCACGATTCTCAAGCCAGTGCACGGACTCGAAAAGAACCTGGAACAGAATCTTCGGAGTGCCTGCCGACAAGACTATCCCCGCTATCAGGTCGTCTTTTCCGTGCAGCACGAGCATGATCCTGCAATTCCGCTCTTGCGGAAACTTCAAACGGAATTCGGCCCAGAGCTGGTGACGGTCGCCATTGAAAACTATCAAGCCGGAAGTAATGGGAAGATCAACAATCTCATCGGGGGATTGGCCCACGCGCGGCATGACGTCCTTGTCATCAGCGACAGCGACGTGCGGCTGAGGCCGGACTATCTCAAGACCATCGTCGCCCCGTTGGAGAATCAGGACGTCGGTTTCGTCTGTACATTGTACAGGGCTGTCATGGCGAACACATGGTTCGAGAAAATGGAGTTGCTCACAATCAACGCCGAGTTGACCCCGAACATTATGTTTGCGCTCGTGACCGGTTCAGCCACGTTTTGCTTAGGAGCGTCCACCGCCGTGCGGAAGTCAACGCTGGATGAAATCGGTGGTCTCTCCAGCCTGGCAGATTATTTAGTCGAGGACTATGAAATGGGCCGACGCATTTGGTCTCAAGGGAAACGTATGGTGTGCCTGCCCTACTTCGTCGATACGACCGTTGATCTCAAGACAGCCACGGCTTGGTGGAATCATTTGGTGTACTGGGACCAGAACAATCGTGCTGCCAGACCAGGAGCGCTTTTTTCCACGATCATCATAAGGCCGGTACCCTGTGCGGTTTTATTCGCTCTCTCGACGCTCGGTTCGTGGCTTGGGCCCATGGTGATGGCCGGTGCGATCATCATTCGATTCACGGTGGCCGGAATTATTATGCGTTGGGGGTTGGATGATCGCGAAGGGGCTCGTGCTTTGTGGCTTGTGCCGCTTCGCGATCTGGCGGCACTGGGATCGTGGATGTTGGCTTTCACAAAACGAACGACCGTGTGGCGCGATACGGAATTTCTGTTGACGAAGGATGGTCGGCTTGTTCTTCAGAAAGGTGCAGAGTGCGACGCCTCATTGTCACAGGCGACGACTTCGGCCTCGCTATTCCGGTAA
- a CDS encoding Permease of the drug/metabolite transporter (DMT) superfamily — translation MLKVLIAMTIAAAAAAVGQIFVRQGMQQVGALEQYAPLALMGYFGQALLNPYVVIGTLLNGVFYFLFLAALSWTDVTVVLPMTALEFGIAAILAVLLLNEVVPTMRWAGIALVIVGVFLIALAGGETA, via the coding sequence ATGCTGAAAGTTCTCATCGCCATGACGATTGCGGCAGCTGCCGCCGCGGTCGGTCAGATTTTCGTTCGGCAAGGGATGCAACAAGTAGGTGCGTTGGAACAATATGCGCCACTCGCTTTAATGGGGTACTTCGGTCAGGCGCTGCTGAACCCCTATGTTGTCATCGGGACACTACTCAACGGGGTGTTCTATTTTCTGTTTCTGGCCGCCTTGTCGTGGACGGATGTGACGGTGGTGTTGCCGATGACGGCCCTTGAGTTTGGAATAGCCGCAATTCTCGCCGTGCTTCTGCTCAACGAAGTGGTTCCCACCATGCGTTGGGCGGGGATCGCGCTGGTCATCGTGGGCGTGTTCCTGATTGCCTTAGCCGGTGGAGAGACCGCCTGA
- a CDS encoding DegT/DnrJ/EryC1/StrS aminotransferase: MSLSTDSVATVQSPIRKVPAAKIQFLPEDRAWIADRIQEVLGTGQLTLGKYGTEFEQKFAQFCGVRHAIAVNSGTSSLEIILRTLGVEGKDVLVPTNTFFATAAAVVHAGGHPVLVDMDPESFGVRPEDLEKNLTVNTAAVIVAHIGGIVSRRLPDLQRWAGQKGISLVEDAAHAHGSSYRGVRAGAFGVAGSFSFYPTKVMTSGEGGMIVTNDARIAEEARIYRDQGKASFTVNAHVRMGYNWRMSEPHAIIGLKHLERLPAMISDRQRIAALYDRELQAVKGLATVAVPPEGTCNFYKYLVVLNERRDRKALKTLLREQYGVSLAGEVYEEPLHKQPVFAEYVSSPLPVAEDYCARHLCLPIFSGMEEVEAHHVAEALKGVIG, from the coding sequence ATGTCGTTATCGACGGATTCTGTTGCAACGGTCCAATCGCCGATCCGAAAAGTGCCGGCGGCCAAAATCCAGTTCCTGCCGGAAGACCGGGCATGGATCGCCGATCGGATCCAGGAAGTTTTGGGGACAGGGCAATTGACACTGGGGAAATACGGAACGGAATTCGAACAGAAATTCGCCCAGTTCTGCGGGGTGCGGCATGCGATCGCCGTTAACAGCGGGACGAGCTCCCTCGAAATTATTCTTCGTACGTTGGGAGTAGAGGGGAAGGATGTTCTTGTTCCCACGAATACGTTTTTCGCCACGGCGGCCGCCGTCGTGCATGCGGGCGGGCATCCTGTGCTGGTAGACATGGATCCGGAATCGTTCGGCGTGCGGCCGGAGGATTTGGAGAAGAATCTGACCGTGAACACAGCCGCTGTTATTGTGGCTCATATCGGCGGCATCGTTTCGAGACGGTTGCCTGATTTGCAACGATGGGCGGGTCAAAAGGGCATCAGTCTCGTCGAAGATGCTGCTCATGCCCACGGTTCATCGTACAGGGGCGTGCGAGCCGGTGCCTTCGGTGTCGCAGGGTCGTTCAGCTTCTATCCCACCAAGGTCATGACCTCCGGTGAAGGCGGCATGATTGTGACGAACGATGCACGCATTGCGGAAGAGGCGCGCATCTATCGCGATCAGGGCAAAGCCAGCTTCACGGTCAACGCGCACGTTCGCATGGGGTACAACTGGCGCATGTCCGAACCTCACGCCATTATCGGGCTAAAGCATCTGGAGCGTTTGCCGGCGATGATTAGCGATCGCCAGAGAATCGCCGCTCTCTATGACCGTGAACTTCAGGCGGTGAAGGGGCTTGCGACGGTAGCGGTGCCACCGGAAGGCACCTGCAATTTTTACAAGTATCTCGTGGTTCTCAACGAGCGGCGGGATCGAAAAGCGTTAAAGACCTTACTGCGCGAGCAGTACGGCGTGTCGCTGGCCGGAGAAGTGTACGAGGAGCCGTTGCACAAGCAGCCGGTCTTTGCAGAGTACGTGTCCAGTCCTCTTCCCGTAGCTGAGGACTATTGTGCGCGGCATCTGTGCTTGCCGATATTTTCCGGCATGGAAGAGGTAGAGGCCCATCACGTCGCCGAGGCATTGAAAGGAGTGATTGGTTAA
- a CDS encoding UDP-glucose 4-epimerase — MAKVIVTGGSGFIGSHVVDALVDVGHQVTVVDHRVRPHRTDVGFEDVDLMDLSSVLAATKGADHIFHLAAVANVNYAYKYPVYTAALNVMGTTNILEAARINGAQRVHLASTVWVYNGAPDGKPADETVPFYLEGAGHIYTSTKMAAEMICHNYFQLYKVPFTILRYGIPYGPRMREELLIPIFIKKALNGQSLTISGKGEQYRNFVFVRDMAEAHVDAMKETAANQTYNLEGTRKVTVLEVAEGIRKILGDTVKLEFVPARPGDFGGKDVTANKARRELDWYPTTPFEEGLNRTIHWFRQKWAC; from the coding sequence ATGGCTAAAGTCATCGTTACCGGAGGAAGTGGGTTTATCGGTTCGCACGTGGTCGATGCTCTGGTGGATGTCGGACATCAAGTAACCGTCGTCGATCACCGCGTCCGTCCGCATCGGACCGACGTTGGGTTTGAGGATGTGGACCTCATGGATTTATCGTCAGTTCTTGCGGCGACAAAGGGGGCGGATCATATTTTTCATTTAGCCGCCGTTGCAAACGTGAATTATGCGTACAAATATCCTGTGTATACGGCTGCCCTGAATGTGATGGGTACGACGAACATTCTTGAAGCGGCCAGGATCAACGGCGCTCAACGCGTCCACCTGGCCTCGACTGTCTGGGTCTACAATGGTGCGCCGGATGGAAAGCCCGCAGATGAAACAGTTCCTTTTTACTTAGAAGGAGCTGGTCACATCTATACGTCGACCAAGATGGCGGCGGAGATGATCTGCCACAATTATTTCCAGTTGTACAAGGTGCCCTTTACGATCTTGCGGTACGGGATTCCGTATGGTCCCCGGATGCGCGAAGAACTTCTGATCCCCATTTTCATCAAGAAGGCGTTGAATGGTCAGTCGCTGACCATCTCTGGTAAGGGTGAACAATATCGCAACTTTGTCTTTGTTCGTGACATGGCCGAGGCTCACGTGGATGCCATGAAAGAGACCGCCGCCAATCAAACCTATAATCTCGAAGGAACGAGAAAGGTAACGGTTCTGGAGGTGGCCGAAGGCATCAGGAAAATTCTCGGGGATACTGTGAAGCTGGAATTTGTTCCGGCACGTCCTGGTGATTTCGGAGGAAAAGACGTCACCGCCAATAAGGCGCGTCGGGAACTGGATTGGTATCCGACGACCCCGTTCGAAGAGGGGCTGAATCGGACCATCCACTGGTTCCGGCAGAAGTGGGCCTGTTAA
- a CDS encoding Sulfatase translates to MKNIDTIVEVGSIERPSLSVPSLFVFWGGMFLLIHQVERFFLFPTTFSIESPTIPLMTQTLVAGFLQDLVIAAGALAVGTVFALSVTLVALLCVRRRTVAAASQMFANCLKACFGLIAFILTVIMMVDMSYYHFNHQHLNFVFFEYVADVLSAPVSGTQESQAAQQTTAELENMGRWGTQACAFLFLEGLALFVWRGAVHRLTSRKETGWSKPKVVALNTVSVAAVAIAAMGASSDNVLIKPSIESDAYFMLAQNPILFSKDSARAALFPHWEWVSRIPDKDLSVNEAVGFYQSSRGQRAIFPYRRYPFVRWGPSHDVLDFREPPNVLLFFVEGLDRRYLGQTVHTDRPIRVTPFLDSLKQRSVYFDNFFSNGVQTSRGLFATLCSYYPRQGAAAMKTRSTREYLCLPSLLRERGYRTEMVVGQHSDINNLRNFFGKNGIERLYDIEDFPPHADRMGLGMTDAAIFDFITARLRAARSSDRPLFLTALTLSMHHPFVFPVVHQEVKALQAQEDRYVPALRYFDSEFERFFTGVQREGLLKNTVVLVLGDHGRHEPQGKTDIEKQIGHFMTPLIVWLDESLRTGETFRPRAVNTIASQVDVAPTILALSHSKPAISPFVGHDLSCVLVRDCLRENTAYVTSVYDDLIGLVGEKGIWLYSFRKKRLDWTDLAMQVIRDHADELVGASSASRQLFSLYLASNILLERDRIWSWSELKDDLYYGREIPPLSANSSLQPY, encoded by the coding sequence GTGAAGAACATAGATACTATCGTTGAGGTTGGCTCCATTGAACGACCCTCCCTCTCGGTTCCGTCGCTCTTCGTTTTCTGGGGGGGGATGTTTCTGTTGATTCATCAAGTCGAGCGGTTCTTCTTGTTTCCCACGACATTCTCCATCGAATCGCCCACGATACCACTCATGACACAAACTCTCGTGGCTGGTTTTTTGCAAGATTTGGTTATCGCAGCGGGGGCGTTAGCGGTCGGGACTGTGTTCGCACTATCAGTGACGCTTGTCGCCCTTCTGTGTGTGCGACGTCGTACTGTTGCGGCAGCAAGTCAAATGTTCGCCAACTGCCTTAAAGCGTGTTTTGGGCTCATTGCATTCATACTGACGGTAATCATGATGGTGGACATGAGTTACTATCATTTCAACCATCAGCACTTGAACTTTGTGTTCTTTGAGTACGTCGCCGATGTCTTGAGCGCTCCTGTCAGTGGAACGCAAGAATCTCAGGCTGCGCAACAAACCACTGCCGAGCTTGAGAACATGGGAAGATGGGGCACTCAAGCGTGTGCGTTTTTGTTCCTAGAAGGTTTGGCATTGTTTGTGTGGAGGGGAGCCGTTCACCGATTAACGAGTCGCAAAGAGACTGGGTGGAGCAAGCCGAAAGTAGTTGCATTGAATACCGTCTCAGTGGCGGCGGTTGCCATCGCGGCCATGGGCGCTTCGTCGGATAACGTCCTGATCAAGCCGTCGATCGAGAGCGATGCGTATTTTATGCTTGCTCAAAACCCTATCCTGTTTTCGAAGGATTCGGCCCGCGCCGCATTATTTCCCCACTGGGAATGGGTTTCCCGGATTCCTGACAAAGACCTCTCGGTCAACGAAGCCGTCGGATTCTATCAAAGTTCCCGGGGTCAACGCGCAATATTTCCGTACAGGCGTTATCCGTTTGTACGATGGGGTCCGAGCCATGATGTCCTGGATTTCCGGGAACCGCCGAATGTATTGCTTTTTTTTGTGGAAGGACTGGATCGGCGTTACTTGGGCCAGACAGTTCATACTGACCGTCCGATTCGGGTGACCCCCTTTCTTGATAGCCTGAAGCAGCGCAGCGTGTATTTCGACAATTTTTTTTCCAACGGGGTTCAAACATCACGCGGTCTCTTCGCAACGCTCTGTTCCTATTATCCGAGGCAGGGAGCTGCGGCAATGAAGACTCGCTCGACACGCGAATACTTGTGCCTTCCATCGTTACTCCGTGAACGAGGCTACAGGACCGAAATGGTGGTCGGACAGCACAGTGATATCAATAATCTGCGAAACTTCTTTGGGAAGAACGGGATCGAGCGGTTGTACGATATCGAAGATTTCCCTCCCCATGCTGATCGAATGGGCCTTGGCATGACGGACGCTGCGATCTTCGATTTCATCACGGCACGTCTAAGAGCGGCGCGGAGCTCTGACCGACCATTGTTCTTGACGGCGCTCACACTGAGTATGCACCATCCATTCGTATTTCCAGTGGTTCATCAGGAGGTCAAGGCGCTTCAGGCACAGGAAGACCGATACGTACCCGCCCTTCGTTATTTCGATTCCGAATTCGAGCGATTTTTTACCGGGGTGCAACGTGAGGGTTTGCTCAAGAATACCGTGGTGTTGGTTCTGGGGGATCATGGTCGACATGAGCCTCAAGGGAAAACAGATATCGAGAAACAAATCGGCCACTTCATGACGCCTCTGATCGTATGGCTGGACGAATCGTTGCGAACCGGCGAGACATTTCGTCCTCGCGCAGTGAACACGATTGCCAGCCAGGTTGATGTGGCTCCGACGATTCTCGCCCTTAGCCATTCAAAACCCGCTATTTCTCCCTTTGTCGGCCATGACTTGAGTTGTGTATTGGTAAGAGATTGCCTTAGGGAGAACACCGCCTATGTCACGAGTGTCTATGATGATCTGATTGGGTTGGTGGGAGAAAAGGGAATCTGGTTGTATTCGTTCCGAAAGAAAAGGCTCGACTGGACAGATCTGGCAATGCAGGTCATAAGGGACCATGCAGATGAATTGGTAGGTGCTTCGTCTGCATCTCGGCAATTATTTTCTCTGTACCTCGCATCCAATATCCTTCTTGAACGAGATCGTATCTGGTCTTGGTCCGAATTAAAAGATGATCTTTACTACGGTCGAGAAATCCCTCCTCTATCCGCCAATTCCTCCCTGCAGCCATATTGA
- a CDS encoding Sulfatase modifying factor 1 precursor (C-alpha-formyglycine- generating enzyme 1), with amino-acid sequence MGVHMFAVAALLLCFGLDASVLFANEQPAHDPVGSPTGKDGAPMIVVPAGSFPMGVPEGARDGGRDEYPRHDVFVDTFAIDTFEVTNGRYLEFVKSTGHRVPQNPRNPTRNLWQGESITDELIDRPVINVDWFDAEAYCRWADKRLPTEAEWEKAAKGTSDRRFPWGNVEPTPKHLNYNQRWIGERTLMPVGSYEAGKSPYGVYDMAGNVWEWVNDWYDARYYEKSPKKNPRGPDTGIKKVIRGAGWQNETPTVRIFTRVESDPTVRNESTGFRCATSGPMKQSTGNPSTP; translated from the coding sequence ATGGGTGTTCACATGTTCGCTGTGGCGGCGTTGTTGTTGTGCTTCGGATTGGATGCGTCCGTTCTGTTCGCGAATGAACAACCGGCTCATGATCCGGTCGGGTCGCCGACGGGCAAAGACGGTGCACCAATGATCGTGGTCCCGGCCGGCTCGTTCCCGATGGGTGTTCCGGAGGGAGCCCGTGACGGAGGACGCGATGAATATCCACGCCATGACGTGTTCGTCGACACATTTGCCATCGACACATTTGAAGTGACAAACGGCCGTTATCTGGAATTCGTAAAGTCCACAGGGCATCGCGTTCCGCAAAATCCAAGAAATCCGACCAGAAATCTCTGGCAAGGAGAGAGCATCACGGATGAGTTGATCGATCGACCCGTCATCAATGTCGACTGGTTTGATGCCGAGGCCTACTGCAGATGGGCGGACAAACGACTCCCCACTGAAGCCGAATGGGAAAAGGCGGCTAAAGGGACGTCCGATAGGCGATTCCCTTGGGGGAATGTCGAACCGACCCCCAAGCATCTCAATTATAATCAACGGTGGATCGGGGAGAGGACTCTCATGCCCGTCGGAAGTTATGAGGCGGGCAAGAGTCCGTATGGAGTGTATGACATGGCCGGCAATGTGTGGGAGTGGGTCAATGACTGGTACGATGCCCGATACTATGAGAAGAGCCCGAAAAAGAATCCGAGAGGTCCCGACACAGGCATAAAGAAAGTGATTCGCGGCGCGGGCTGGCAAAACGAGACGCCGACGGTCCGCATTTTTACTCGCGTGGAGAGCGATCCAACGGTTCGGAATGAGTCCACGGGATTTCGTTGCGCGACCAGTGGACCGATGAAACAGTCAACAGGAAATCCGTCTACTCCATAA
- a CDS encoding HtrA protease/chaperone protein produces the protein MSLCRLFAARYLSFHMFGVCVATTMLSLPLNAETTPVSQDGFLRARQVTVGILADTHDQRMPEKPGKVIVRGTGVHLRDGYVITARHTAEKHGLATGPVIQKRIHVLTNDLHELPADLVSENAFMDVVLYRVGEPHRSKLQAGTSFAAAEASSGMEIFTVGYPLGWGPTMAFGKIGNTNTFLQTVDTRLIQTDLSACSGNSGGGLFNAQGELVGIVHAVIQTDKDETQAHCSRMTFAIPGTLAERIINASLSGKPLAFSRLGVQMTSVKDGTKLRVAVKEVAEPAKSAGIQKHDILLAIESTEIVDGAQLKNFLIEWTNPGQEVSVKVRRVDVDLTFHVVLGGG, from the coding sequence ATGAGCCTCTGCCGCCTCTTTGCAGCCCGCTACCTGTCTTTTCATATGTTCGGTGTATGCGTCGCCACGACAATGCTCAGCCTCCCGCTCAACGCTGAAACGACGCCGGTCAGCCAGGACGGGTTTCTTCGAGCGAGACAGGTGACCGTCGGAATTCTCGCAGATACACACGATCAGCGAATGCCGGAGAAGCCCGGAAAGGTTATCGTACGAGGAACCGGCGTTCATCTGCGAGACGGCTATGTCATTACCGCGCGACATACCGCAGAGAAACACGGGCTTGCAACAGGTCCCGTTATTCAGAAACGGATACACGTACTCACGAATGACCTCCATGAACTCCCTGCCGATCTTGTGAGCGAGAATGCGTTCATGGATGTCGTCTTGTACCGAGTCGGCGAGCCGCATCGCTCCAAATTGCAGGCCGGGACATCTTTTGCCGCGGCTGAGGCATCATCCGGGATGGAAATCTTCACCGTCGGTTATCCTCTTGGTTGGGGCCCGACCATGGCCTTTGGGAAAATCGGCAATACCAACACCTTCCTGCAAACCGTGGATACCCGTCTCATCCAGACCGATCTTTCGGCCTGCAGTGGAAATTCAGGAGGTGGGCTGTTCAATGCGCAAGGAGAACTTGTCGGCATCGTGCATGCCGTGATCCAAACCGATAAAGACGAAACCCAGGCCCATTGCAGTCGCATGACCTTTGCCATTCCAGGGACCCTTGCGGAGCGCATCATCAATGCATCTCTGTCAGGAAAGCCGCTTGCCTTCTCAAGGCTTGGGGTCCAGATGACGTCGGTAAAAGACGGCACGAAGTTGCGCGTTGCCGTGAAGGAAGTCGCTGAACCGGCAAAATCTGCGGGTATTCAGAAACACGATATCTTGCTGGCCATCGAGAGTACGGAGATTGTCGATGGAGCCCAGCTGAAAAATTTCCTCATCGAGTGGACGAACCCGGGCCAAGAGGTGTCGGTCAAAGTGCGTCGAGTCGATGTTGATTTGACGTTCCATGTCGTGCTTGGCGGTGGGTGA
- a CDS encoding L-threonylcarbamoyladenylate synthase, whose amino-acid sequence MGGETNHVKGAVLSAADSESIRLAGRIIRTGGLVAFPTETVYGLGCDAMNADAAAKVFEAKQRPQFDPLIVHIADPQQLNVVIETLPVPGQRLMDAFWPGPLTLVLPKQPAIPDLVTAGLSTVAVRMPNHPVAQAFIREAGTPIAAPSANPFGYVSPTTAQHVADGLGSKVDLILDGGPCPVGVESTIVSLAGPLPELLRPGSITIEQLLAVIGSIRRSSVNERSIAPGQLSRHYATRTPLTILASAGARPMPKDDERAGLLIHSQAGDADDRFAAVEVLSPTGDLREAARCLFAALRRLDSAGLDRIYVEPCKEEGLGVAIMDRLRRCAAS is encoded by the coding sequence ATGGGTGGAGAGACCAATCATGTGAAAGGTGCCGTTCTCTCGGCGGCAGATTCAGAATCCATCCGGCTAGCGGGAAGGATCATCAGAACAGGCGGACTTGTCGCATTTCCAACCGAAACAGTCTATGGACTCGGTTGCGATGCGATGAATGCCGACGCAGCGGCAAAGGTGTTCGAAGCCAAACAACGTCCTCAGTTCGACCCGCTCATCGTCCACATCGCTGATCCCCAGCAGTTGAACGTTGTGATTGAAACCCTGCCCGTTCCGGGTCAACGGCTCATGGATGCCTTTTGGCCGGGTCCGCTGACGCTGGTCCTGCCAAAACAGCCGGCCATCCCGGATCTCGTCACGGCCGGGCTTTCAACGGTAGCGGTCAGAATGCCGAACCATCCTGTGGCGCAGGCGTTCATTCGAGAAGCCGGCACTCCGATCGCCGCCCCCAGCGCCAATCCCTTCGGCTATGTCAGCCCCACGACCGCTCAGCACGTTGCTGACGGGCTTGGAAGCAAAGTCGATCTCATACTCGACGGAGGACCCTGCCCGGTTGGGGTCGAGTCGACGATTGTTTCACTGGCAGGACCACTGCCAGAATTGTTACGGCCCGGCAGCATCACCATCGAACAACTCCTCGCCGTCATCGGCTCTATTCGACGGTCGTCTGTGAATGAACGGTCGATCGCACCCGGTCAATTGTCCCGCCATTACGCGACACGGACGCCCCTGACGATCTTAGCCTCCGCAGGCGCAAGGCCTATGCCGAAAGATGACGAGCGGGCGGGCTTATTGATCCACTCGCAGGCCGGAGATGCCGACGATCGTTTTGCAGCCGTGGAAGTTCTCTCTCCTACCGGCGACCTAAGGGAAGCTGCACGCTGCCTGTTTGCAGCGCTGCGAAGGCTGGACTCCGCCGGCCTGGACAGGATCTATGTAGAGCCTTGCAAGGAAGAAGGACTTGGGGTCGCGATCATGGATCGTCTGCGCCGCTGCGCCGCGTCATGA
- a CDS encoding Peptidyl-prolyl cis-trans isomerase: MTMALEFRKKDPRVTIATRFGEIKIRFYSDAAPRHVENFINLVKMKFYDGTTFHRVVPGFIIQGGDPLSKTSDRALHGTGGPGYFLPPEPNDQPHKRGAVSTAKMPRESNSTRDFNDNGSQFFICVGENSGLDRRYTVFGEVFRGIEVVDKIVGVPRDERDNPLDPITITMTVKE; encoded by the coding sequence ATGACGATGGCACTCGAGTTTCGAAAGAAAGATCCCCGAGTCACGATCGCCACGAGATTCGGTGAGATCAAGATTCGGTTCTACTCCGATGCAGCACCACGCCATGTGGAGAACTTCATCAATCTCGTCAAGATGAAGTTCTATGACGGCACCACGTTCCATCGTGTGGTGCCCGGCTTCATCATTCAAGGCGGCGATCCATTGAGCAAAACCTCCGATCGCGCGCTCCACGGCACGGGCGGACCGGGATACTTTCTTCCCCCCGAGCCGAACGATCAACCACATAAGCGTGGCGCAGTCTCCACGGCGAAAATGCCCCGTGAGAGCAATAGCACGCGTGACTTCAACGACAACGGCTCACAGTTTTTTATTTGCGTAGGAGAGAACAGCGGTTTGGATCGGCGGTACACGGTGTTTGGAGAAGTCTTTCGTGGGATCGAGGTTGTCGACAAGATCGTCGGTGTCCCTCGCGACGAGCGGGACAACCCGCTCGATCCGATCACGATCACGATGACCGTGAAGGAGTAG